The Victivallis sp. Marseille-Q1083 DNA window AATTGCCTACCCGAAAGGACCGGAAAAAGAAGATGAAGACGACCTGTTCCTGGCGCCTGCCAAACCGGCCGCGCCCGAACCGGAAGCTGTTGCGAGCGGCAACTCGGCTGGCGGCCCGGCTGGCCCGGCTGCCGATTGACCCCGGCCGGGAGTGGACGTTGAATCTGATCTTCGTCGACGACCGCGAAATGTGCCGCGCCAACAGCGATTACGTCGGGCACGAGGGTACCACCGACGTCATCACCTTCTGTTACCTGGCTGAGCCGGAATCGCTGTTTCCGGGCGACATCGGCATTGAACTGATCCTCTGCGCCGATGCGGCGGAACGCGAAGGCGCCAAGCGCCGCAATTCCTCGTACAGCCGCGAACTGCTGCTGTACCTGGTGCACGGGCTGCTGCATTCGGCCGGCGAAGACGATCTCGATCCGGTTTCGCGCCGCCGGATGCGGCGGCGCGAACGGGAAGTGATGAAAGTTCTGCTTCAACATTACGATCCGGCCGAACTTTTCCCGCCCCGGGAAACTCCGCCGCAAACGAAAGAGGTAATCTGATGTTTTTTCCTGCCCTGAAATCGGCCGGCCTGGCGCTGACGGCACTGCTGTTCGCCGGTTGCGCCGCCACCGGCCACCGCTGCGGCCACCGCCTGGAGCTGTCGTTGACGCCGCATGACGACGACACTTTCGGCTACACCTTTCAACTCCATTGCGATGCGCTTGGCGGCGACGGCCTCTGCAGTAGCGGTCAGGGTGACCGGCTCCCGCTCGGCCGGCCGGTTTTGCTGGACGGCAGCAATATCGCCAGCTCCAGTTGCGGCAACTGGGTGCTGCAGCATCCCGGCAACGAACTGACCGTCACGTTGACGCCGGTCGAGCCGGCGCCGTTTCTGCTCGACTGCACCTGCCTGGAAGGCGTCGGCTGCAGCCAGAGCTTGACCCGGCACAACCTGCCCGCCTGTACGGCGCTGACTGCCGGCGAAACGCCGAAACAGCTGAATGTCCATGTCCGCTGGCGGCAACTGGCCGTCGGCGGCGCACCGGCCGATTTGATTCTGGAATTCGACCGCGTCATCGGCTGGGGCGGCCGACTGAGCGCCGCGATCGACACCACCTGCCAGCCATTGCCCGAAGAACCGCAGGCCCCCGCTTCCGCCGAAACGGCGGCACAACC harbors:
- the ybeY gene encoding rRNA maturation RNase YbeY, which encodes MRAATRLAARLARLPIDPGREWTLNLIFVDDREMCRANSDYVGHEGTTDVITFCYLAEPESLFPGDIGIELILCADAAEREGAKRRNSSYSRELLLYLVHGLLHSAGEDDLDPVSRRRMRRREREVMKVLLQHYDPAELFPPRETPPQTKEVI